In the genome of Flavobacterium panacagri, one region contains:
- a CDS encoding adenylyltransferase/cytidyltransferase family protein yields MKIGITFSAFDLLHAGHIKMLEEAKSQCDYLIAGLQIDPTLDRPEKNSPTQTVVERYIQLKGCKFVDEIVPYSTEQDLDDILRSFKIDIRILGDEYKDQNFTGRAYCEKKGIELYFNIRDHRFSSSGLRKEVAVRELARVK; encoded by the coding sequence ATGAAAATAGGAATAACATTTAGTGCGTTCGATCTACTGCATGCAGGTCATATAAAAATGTTGGAAGAAGCTAAAAGTCAATGCGATTATTTAATTGCAGGCTTGCAAATTGATCCAACATTAGATCGTCCAGAAAAAAACAGTCCAACTCAAACTGTCGTTGAAAGATACATTCAGCTTAAAGGATGCAAGTTTGTAGATGAAATTGTTCCCTATTCAACTGAACAAGACCTTGATGATATTCTTCGATCCTTTAAAATAGATATTCGTATACTAGGTGATGAATACAAAGATCAAAACTTTACAGGAAGAGCCTATTGCGAGAAAAAAGGAATCGAACTTTATTTTAATATACGTGACCATCGTTTTTCTAGCAGTGGACTTAGGAAGGAAGTGGCGGTTAGGGAGTTGGCTAGGGTGAAGTAA
- a CDS encoding O-methyltransferase, with protein MLFQVQSYLKFLWHSKNEHAVHSPFVFNLLTKCFYDKKTKPEYAILKKYRKSLLENKNFIEVTDFGAGSKVFKSNRRQISKIVQTAGISVKRAELLFRVTRYFQPTAVLEIGTSLGLATSALALGNPEAKVITIEGCPNTAGIAQKQLNEFDCKNVENVISEFESFLVSENLNSKIYNLIYFDGNHSKKATLAYFELLLPTINNDSVWIFDDIHWSEEMEEAWEIIKNHSMVKVTIDTFQWGFVFFRREQEKEHFIIRA; from the coding sequence ATGCTTTTTCAAGTACAATCTTATCTAAAATTTCTCTGGCATTCTAAAAACGAACATGCTGTACATTCACCTTTCGTTTTTAATTTATTGACAAAGTGCTTTTATGATAAAAAGACAAAACCAGAATACGCTATTCTTAAAAAGTATAGAAAATCACTTTTAGAAAATAAAAATTTCATTGAAGTAACTGATTTTGGCGCAGGATCAAAAGTTTTTAAATCAAATCGAAGACAGATTTCTAAAATTGTACAAACAGCAGGAATTTCAGTAAAAAGAGCCGAATTATTATTTCGTGTAACTCGTTATTTTCAGCCGACAGCTGTTCTTGAAATAGGAACTTCTTTGGGATTGGCAACTTCAGCTTTAGCGTTAGGAAATCCGGAAGCAAAAGTTATCACTATAGAAGGTTGCCCAAATACTGCTGGTATTGCTCAAAAACAATTAAATGAATTCGATTGTAAAAATGTTGAAAACGTGATTTCTGAATTTGAATCTTTTCTCGTTTCAGAAAATCTAAATTCTAAAATTTACAATCTAATCTATTTTGATGGTAATCATTCCAAAAAAGCGACTTTGGCTTATTTTGAACTTTTATTGCCTACAATTAATAATGATTCTGTTTGGATTTTTGATGATATTCATTGGTCTGAAGAAATGGAAGAAGCTTGGGAAATCATTAAAAATCATTCTATGGTAAAAGTCACAATTGATACTTTTCAATGGGGATTTGTGTTTTTTAGAAGAGAACAGGAAAAAGAACATTTTATAATAAGGGCATAA
- a CDS encoding DUF6565 domain-containing protein, whose product MKNIKIATGIALLALSFTSCKDEKQEKAQKTIDSYVTYVDSVKNVKAEDLKENWNTVESEYDRRAAEADAALADIKDNTAQTEKINASKAKYEDFKNEMTTLLAPPAPSPKQQLRNALFGEGKIGDDMSFSWVNAQNIHSVYQQFVHTVENNKDKYSREDWDEIKVLYEALDSRKNTVEKEGLTAADNRKIAGLKIKFAPMYTVNRMGAKAEENKEAKK is encoded by the coding sequence ATGAAAAATATCAAAATAGCTACAGGAATTGCATTATTAGCGTTGAGCTTTACATCATGTAAAGACGAAAAACAAGAAAAGGCACAGAAAACAATTGATTCTTATGTAACCTACGTAGATTCGGTTAAAAATGTTAAAGCCGAAGATCTTAAAGAAAATTGGAATACTGTTGAATCGGAATACGATAGAAGAGCAGCAGAAGCTGATGCCGCTTTAGCAGATATTAAAGATAATACTGCCCAAACAGAGAAAATAAATGCAAGCAAAGCTAAGTATGAGGATTTTAAAAATGAAATGACCACCCTTCTTGCCCCACCGGCTCCAAGTCCTAAACAACAATTAAGAAATGCCTTATTTGGTGAAGGAAAAATTGGAGATGATATGAGCTTCAGCTGGGTAAACGCTCAGAATATTCATAGTGTGTACCAACAATTTGTTCATACGGTTGAAAATAATAAGGATAAATATTCTAGAGAAGACTGGGATGAAATTAAAGTATTGTATGAAGCACTTGACAGCAGAAAAAATACTGTTGAAAAAGAAGGTTTGACTGCAGCAGACAATAGAAAAATTGCTGGTTTGAAAATTAAGTTTGCGCCTATGTATACCGTAAATAGAATGGGAGCAAAAGCTGAAGAAAATAAAGAAGCAAAAAAATAA
- a CDS encoding T9SS C-terminal target domain-containing protein, with product MKVLRIVFILIINQLHSQVSGCTDALAKNYNPKATKNDGSCFYQNLKIKSQYSKKLSDSIKETSGLIDFSNLIWTHNDDHDKTIYGLDSLGIIKKKIILKNATNHDWEEISQDSSHIYIGDFGNNYSGNRTNLQILKIEKNSFLAEIPKIEIISFTYSDQNDFTPLKPNKTNFDCESFIVSKDSIYLFTKQWKSSKTNIYSLPNQAGNHIATYKSTLDTKGLVTGATYLENKNLIVLCGYTKLGKPFLYLLYDFKNQDFLSGNKRRISLKLPFHQIEGIATKDGLHYYLTNEALIRKPVINIEQQLHYLDLSSVLGSYLHK from the coding sequence ATGAAGGTGCTTAGAATTGTTTTCATACTAATAATCAATCAATTACATAGTCAAGTTTCTGGCTGTACAGATGCTTTAGCCAAAAATTACAATCCAAAAGCGACCAAAAATGATGGAAGTTGTTTTTATCAAAACCTAAAAATAAAATCTCAATATTCTAAAAAATTGAGTGATTCTATTAAAGAAACTTCAGGATTAATTGATTTTAGTAATCTCATTTGGACACACAATGACGATCATGATAAAACTATTTATGGCCTAGATTCTTTAGGCATAATTAAAAAGAAAATTATACTTAAGAATGCTACCAATCATGATTGGGAAGAAATTTCGCAAGACAGTTCGCATATTTATATTGGTGATTTTGGAAATAATTACTCCGGAAACCGAACAAATCTGCAAATACTTAAAATTGAAAAAAACTCGTTTTTAGCTGAAATACCAAAAATCGAAATCATTTCATTTACATACTCGGATCAAAACGATTTTACGCCTTTAAAACCGAATAAAACAAATTTTGACTGTGAATCTTTTATAGTTTCTAAAGACAGCATTTATTTGTTCACTAAACAGTGGAAATCCTCTAAAACCAATATTTATTCCCTGCCAAACCAAGCAGGAAATCATATTGCAACATACAAATCAACTTTAGACACAAAAGGTTTAGTGACTGGTGCAACCTATCTCGAAAATAAAAACCTAATTGTTTTATGTGGTTATACTAAACTCGGAAAACCATTTTTATACTTGCTGTATGATTTTAAAAATCAGGATTTCTTGTCTGGAAACAAAAGACGAATCAGCTTAAAACTTCCTTTTCATCAAATTGAAGGAATTGCAACAAAAGATGGCTTACATTATTATTTGACTAATGAAGCTCTTATACGCAAACCTGTGATAAATATCGAACAGCAACTACATTATTTAGATTTGAGTTCAGTGCTTGGCTCGTATCTCCATAAATAA
- a CDS encoding GDP-L-fucose synthase family protein codes for MKKETRIYIAGHNGMVGSAIWRILTESGFTNLIGASSKDLDLRNQQDVQNFIAEKQPDIIIDAAARVGGILANNNYPYQFIMENMQIQNNLIDCALKNNVEKFIFLGSSCIYPKLASQPLKEDYLLTGILEPTNEWYAIAKITGVKACQAIRKQFGKNYVSLMPTNLYGTNDNFDLTTSHVLPAMIRKFHEAKENDNARVVLWGTGTPMREFLFVDDMAKAVVFAIENKLTDYLYNVGTGSDVTIKELAEIIQKITGHKGEIIWDSSKPDGTPRKLLDVSKMHQLGWKHQIELYAGIEKTYEWFLQNIDSFKQVKL; via the coding sequence ATGAAAAAAGAAACTAGAATTTATATTGCTGGCCATAATGGAATGGTTGGTAGCGCAATTTGGAGAATATTAACTGAAAGCGGATTTACGAATTTAATTGGAGCTTCCAGCAAAGATTTAGATTTAAGAAACCAGCAAGATGTTCAAAATTTTATAGCGGAAAAGCAACCTGATATTATAATTGATGCTGCTGCGAGAGTTGGGGGAATTTTAGCAAATAATAATTATCCATATCAATTTATAATGGAGAATATGCAGATTCAAAATAATTTAATTGATTGTGCATTAAAAAATAATGTAGAGAAATTCATCTTTTTAGGTAGTTCATGTATCTATCCTAAACTAGCGTCACAACCTTTAAAAGAAGATTATTTACTAACAGGTATACTTGAACCAACGAATGAATGGTATGCTATTGCAAAAATTACAGGCGTAAAGGCATGCCAAGCTATTAGAAAGCAGTTTGGTAAGAATTATGTCAGCCTTATGCCCACAAATTTGTATGGTACAAATGATAATTTCGATTTAACTACCTCGCATGTTTTGCCTGCAATGATTAGAAAATTTCATGAAGCAAAAGAAAACGATAATGCTCGTGTTGTGCTTTGGGGTACAGGAACACCAATGCGTGAGTTTCTATTTGTTGATGATATGGCCAAAGCGGTAGTTTTTGCAATAGAAAATAAATTGACTGATTATCTGTATAACGTAGGAACAGGTAGTGATGTAACAATTAAAGAACTAGCAGAGATCATTCAAAAAATTACAGGCCACAAAGGAGAAATTATTTGGGATAGTTCTAAACCAGATGGGACACCTAGAAAACTATTGGATGTTTCAAAAATGCATCAATTGGGATGGAAACATCAAATAGAACTTTATGCAGGAATTGAAAAAACTTACGAATGGTTTCTACAAAATATAGATAGTTTCAAACAAGTTAAATTATAG
- a CDS encoding FKBP-type peptidyl-prolyl cis-trans isomerase, whose translation MKKLLFALFSLTLFISCVNSEKDTPIEPAKDYTAQNEQEIKDYITKNNLTAQRTDSGLYYIIDEPGTGKQPTATSSVTVAYTGSFTSGKTFDQSSSAGITFPLNQVIQGWTEGIPLFKEGGKGTLLIPAHLGYGSYDRQGIPAGSVLIFDVKLIKVN comes from the coding sequence ATGAAAAAATTATTATTTGCATTATTTAGTTTAACCTTATTTATTTCTTGTGTAAATTCAGAAAAAGACACACCAATTGAACCAGCAAAGGATTACACCGCACAAAACGAGCAAGAAATTAAAGATTATATTACTAAAAATAATTTAACAGCACAACGAACAGATTCTGGTTTGTATTATATTATTGATGAACCTGGAACGGGAAAACAGCCTACTGCAACATCATCTGTTACTGTTGCCTACACTGGCTCATTTACTAGTGGAAAAACTTTTGATCAAAGCAGCAGTGCAGGAATCACTTTTCCTTTAAACCAAGTAATCCAAGGATGGACAGAAGGAATTCCATTGTTTAAAGAAGGTGGCAAAGGCACCTTACTAATACCAGCTCATCTAGGATATGGAAGCTATGACAGACAAGGCATTCCAGCTGGTTCTGTACTTATTTTTGATGTAAAATTGATCAAAGTAAATTAA
- a CDS encoding ABC-F family ATP-binding cassette domain-containing protein translates to MNYLSVENISKSFGERVLFDNISFGINKDQKIAFIAKNGSGKTTIMSIINGLDEPDTGQVVLRKGIRMAFLSQDNNLQDELTIEESIFASDNETLKIIEAYEKALENPNDEEAYQKAFDGMDQHNAWDFETQYKQILFKLKLEDFKLKVKNLSGGQKKRLSLAIILINRPDLLILDEPTNHLDLEMIEWLESYFAKENITLFMVTHDRFFLERVCNEIIELDNGKLYQYKGNYSYYLEKKEERITSENASVDKAKNLFVKELEWMRRQPKARTTKSKSRQDDFYVIKEKAQSRRKENKIELEINMERMGSKIIELHKLSKKFKDKVILDNFSFDFQRGERIGIIGKNGTGKSTFLNLLTGTIPPDSGRVVKGDTIKVGYYTQSGINPKPGQRVIDIIKEYGEYIPLAKGKIISASQLLERFLFDAKKQYDYVEKLSGGELKRLYLCTVLIQNPNFLILDEPTNDLDIVTLNVLESFLLDYPGCLLVVSHDRYFMDKIVDHLFVFRGEGEIENFPGNYSDFRAYEDSADVAQKEENKAEKKDWKQNNPTGNLSFNEQKEYQKIEREIKDLEIEKTKIEQLFSDGKVADADIEKKANELQNIINKIDAKEERWFELSAKIEG, encoded by the coding sequence GTGAATTACTTATCTGTAGAAAATATATCAAAGTCATTTGGCGAAAGAGTCCTTTTTGACAACATTTCTTTTGGAATTAACAAAGACCAAAAAATTGCTTTTATTGCCAAAAATGGTTCTGGAAAAACAACCATTATGAGCATCATAAATGGATTGGATGAACCTGATACAGGACAAGTAGTTTTGAGAAAAGGCATTAGAATGGCATTCCTTTCTCAAGATAATAATCTTCAGGACGAACTCACTATTGAGGAAAGCATTTTCGCATCAGACAATGAAACTTTAAAAATTATTGAAGCTTACGAAAAAGCTTTAGAAAATCCGAACGATGAAGAAGCTTACCAAAAAGCTTTTGATGGAATGGATCAGCATAATGCTTGGGATTTTGAAACGCAGTACAAGCAAATTCTATTCAAGTTAAAGCTGGAAGATTTTAAACTTAAAGTTAAAAACCTTTCAGGAGGACAGAAAAAACGTCTTTCTCTGGCTATCATATTAATCAATCGTCCTGATTTATTGATTTTAGATGAGCCAACCAACCATTTAGATCTTGAAATGATCGAATGGCTGGAAAGTTATTTTGCAAAAGAAAATATTACCTTATTTATGGTAACGCACGACCGTTTCTTTTTGGAGCGTGTCTGTAATGAAATCATTGAATTAGACAACGGAAAATTATACCAATACAAAGGAAATTATTCTTATTATTTGGAGAAAAAAGAAGAAAGAATTACTTCTGAAAACGCTAGTGTCGACAAAGCAAAAAACTTATTTGTAAAAGAATTAGAATGGATGCGCCGTCAGCCAAAGGCGAGAACTACAAAATCGAAATCGCGTCAAGATGACTTTTATGTAATTAAGGAAAAGGCGCAAAGCCGACGAAAAGAAAACAAAATCGAGCTTGAAATTAATATGGAAAGAATGGGAAGCAAAATTATTGAGCTTCACAAACTTTCTAAAAAATTCAAGGATAAAGTTATTCTAGACAACTTTAGTTTTGATTTTCAGCGTGGTGAACGAATCGGAATTATTGGTAAAAACGGAACTGGGAAATCGACTTTCTTAAATCTGTTGACAGGAACTATTCCGCCAGACAGCGGACGTGTTGTAAAAGGTGATACTATTAAAGTTGGTTATTATACACAATCTGGAATCAATCCGAAACCGGGACAGCGTGTTATTGATATTATTAAAGAATATGGTGAGTATATTCCTTTAGCGAAAGGAAAAATTATTTCGGCTTCGCAATTACTTGAACGTTTTCTTTTTGATGCCAAAAAACAATATGATTATGTTGAGAAATTAAGCGGTGGTGAATTAAAACGTTTGTATTTGTGTACCGTTTTGATTCAGAATCCGAATTTTTTAATTCTTGATGAGCCAACAAACGATTTAGATATTGTGACTTTGAATGTTCTGGAAAGTTTTCTTTTAGATTATCCAGGCTGTTTATTAGTGGTTTCTCACGACCGTTATTTTATGGATAAAATTGTCGATCATTTATTTGTTTTTAGAGGAGAAGGCGAAATCGAAAATTTCCCAGGAAACTATTCAGATTTCAGAGCTTATGAAGACAGTGCTGATGTTGCCCAAAAAGAAGAAAACAAAGCCGAAAAGAAAGACTGGAAACAAAATAATCCAACTGGAAACTTAAGTTTCAACGAACAGAAAGAGTATCAGAAAATAGAAAGAGAAATAAAGGATTTAGAAATCGAAAAGACTAAAATCGAACAATTATTCTCTGATGGAAAAGTAGCCGACGCAGACATTGAGAAAAAAGCAAATGAACTTCAGAATATAATCAACAAAATTGATGCAAAAGAAGAACGTTGGTTTGAACTTTCTGCTAAAATTGAAGGGTAA